The sequence CCGCTATCCGGTAACGGAGCGTGACCCACCGCGCCATCGTGCCGCACGTCCGATCAGCGCGCAATGCCCGTTGGCGGACTTCGTGTCCGGTCCGGAGCCTACTGCCCGTTCTCGCGCTGCGCGCAACGGCCGACAGTCGGCCACCGGCGCGGACGTTGCGCGGTACGCGGTATTTCATCTAGCGTTGAGTTCAACAGATGATGAGTTTCCGTGGAGGTGCGTGATGGACGATGCGATAGCCGTCCGAGACCTGGTCGTCGACCGGGGTGGGCGGCGGGTGCTGGACGGCATCAGCTGCCGGGTCCCGCGCGGCGCGGTGACCGGGCTGCTCGGCCCCAGCGGCAGCGGCAAGACCACGTTCATGCGCGCGGTGGTGGGGGTGCAGCTGGTCGGTGGCGGGACGGTCACCGTGCTCGGTCAACCGGCGGGCACCCCCGCGCTGCGGCACCGGGTGGGCTACCTGACCCAGGCACCGAGCGTCTATGCCGACCTGACCGTCCGGGAGAACGCCCGCTACTTCGCGGCCCTGTACGGGCGAGGGCGCGTCGAGGCCGACCGGGCGATCAGCGACGTCGGGCTGGCCGAGGCCGCCGGGCAGCTGGTCGGCACCCTGTCCGGCGGTCAACGCAGCCGAGCCTCGCTGGCGTGCGCCCTGGTCGGGGAGCCCGAGCTGGTCATCCTCGACGAGCCGACCGTCGGCCAGGACCCGGTGCTGCGGGCCGACCTGTGGGCGCGGTTCCACGCGATGGCCGCGGCCGGCACCACCCTGCTGGTCTCCAGCCACGTGATGGACGAGGCGGCGCGCTGCGACCAACTGCTGCTGATCCGCCAGGGGCGGCTGATCGCCGACGACAGCCCGGCCGCGGTCCGCGCCGCAGCCGGAGTGGACGACCTCGACGAGGCGTTCCTGCGGCTCATCCGGGCCGGCGAGGCCGCCGCCACCAGCACCGACGCGACAGCCGCACGGGAGACAGCATGAACCCGCGAATCCTCGCCGCCACCACCGGCCGCATCCTGCGTCAGCTCCGGCACGACCGGCGGACCATCGCGCTGCTCGTGGTGGTGCCGGCCGTCCTGCTCACCCTGGTCTACTTCATGTACGCCGACCAGCCGACCCCACCCGGGCAGCCGAGCACCTTCGACCGGATCGCGCTGGTGATGCTCGGCATCTTCCCCTTCGTGATCATGTTTCTGGTGACCAGCATCGCCATGCTGCGGGAACGCACCTCGGGCACGCTGGAGCGGCTGCTCACCACCCCGCTGGGCAAGCTCGATCTGCTCTTCGGGTACGGCATCGCGTTCGGGTTGGCCGCCGCCGTGCAGGCCGCCGTCGCCGCCGCCGTGGCGTACTGGATCTTCGATCTGGACACCGCCGGCAGCATCGGGCTGGTGCTCGGGATCGCCGTGCTCGACGCCGTGCTCGGCGTCGCCCTCGGGCTGCTGTGCAGTGCTTTCGCGCGCACCGAGTTCCAGGCAGTACAGTTCCTGCCAGTCGTGGTGATCCCCCAACTGCTGCTCTGCGGGCTGTTCGTGGCCCGCGACCAGATGGCCGGCTGGCTCCAGGCGCTCAGTGACGCCTTCCCCCTGTCGTACGCCATCGAGGCGTTGCAGGAGGTCGGCGCCCACGCCGAACCGACCGGCCGGATGTGGCGCGACGTCGCTGTGGTGTTCGGTGCGGTGGTGCTGGCGCTGGTGCTCGCGGCGGCCACCCTGCGCCGACGCAGCGGCTGACGTCCGTGCCGGGGCCGGCCGCCAGTGCGGCAGCCGACCCCGGCGCGGGGCGGGCCGGGCCACGACGGGCCAGGCGGACGAACGAAGGGCGGCGATGACGCGGCGAACCGGCCGGCGACCCGGCAATCCGGGCACCCGGGAGGCGATTCTCGACGCGGCGCGGACGGCGTTCGCCGAACGTGGCTTCGACGCTGCGTCGATCCGGGCCATCGCCGGCACGGCGCAGGTCGACCCGGCGCTGGTGCACCACTACTTCGGCAGCAAGGACCAGCTCTTCCTGGCCGCGATGAACTTCCCGGTCGACCCCGGTCAGCTGGTGCCGCAGGTGCTCGCCGGTGACCGGGACGCCGTCGGTGAACGCATGGTGCGGATCTTCCTCGGCGTCTGGGACTCTCCGGCCGGCAGCGCCGGGGTGGCCCTGCTGCGCTCGGCGGTCAGCAACGAGTGGACCGCGCGGCTGCTCCGCGAGTTCATCACCACGCAGGTGCTGCGCCGGGTGCTCGAAAACTTCGACGTCGACCCGGCCGAACTACCGCTGCGGGGCTCCCTGGTGGCCACCCAGATGATCGGCCTGGCCATGATGCGGCACGTGGTGCGCCTGGAGCCGGTCGCCTCAGCGGACCCGGAAGTGCTGGCCGCCGCGGTCGGTCCGACCATTCAGCGTTACCTCGCCGGTCCGCTGCCGGGCTGACCCCAACCCCGCCCACCCCTCGCGATCTTGCACTTTCTGTCCCGACCCAA comes from Micromonospora vinacea and encodes:
- a CDS encoding ABC transporter ATP-binding protein; the encoded protein is MDDAIAVRDLVVDRGGRRVLDGISCRVPRGAVTGLLGPSGSGKTTFMRAVVGVQLVGGGTVTVLGQPAGTPALRHRVGYLTQAPSVYADLTVRENARYFAALYGRGRVEADRAISDVGLAEAAGQLVGTLSGGQRSRASLACALVGEPELVILDEPTVGQDPVLRADLWARFHAMAAAGTTLLVSSHVMDEAARCDQLLLIRQGRLIADDSPAAVRAAAGVDDLDEAFLRLIRAGEAAATSTDATAARETA
- a CDS encoding ABC transporter permease codes for the protein MNPRILAATTGRILRQLRHDRRTIALLVVVPAVLLTLVYFMYADQPTPPGQPSTFDRIALVMLGIFPFVIMFLVTSIAMLRERTSGTLERLLTTPLGKLDLLFGYGIAFGLAAAVQAAVAAAVAYWIFDLDTAGSIGLVLGIAVLDAVLGVALGLLCSAFARTEFQAVQFLPVVVIPQLLLCGLFVARDQMAGWLQALSDAFPLSYAIEALQEVGAHAEPTGRMWRDVAVVFGAVVLALVLAAATLRRRSG
- a CDS encoding TetR/AcrR family transcriptional regulator, which produces MTRRTGRRPGNPGTREAILDAARTAFAERGFDAASIRAIAGTAQVDPALVHHYFGSKDQLFLAAMNFPVDPGQLVPQVLAGDRDAVGERMVRIFLGVWDSPAGSAGVALLRSAVSNEWTARLLREFITTQVLRRVLENFDVDPAELPLRGSLVATQMIGLAMMRHVVRLEPVASADPEVLAAAVGPTIQRYLAGPLPG